One window of the Saccopteryx bilineata isolate mSacBil1 chromosome 2, mSacBil1_pri_phased_curated, whole genome shotgun sequence genome contains the following:
- the SLC35E3 gene encoding solute carrier family 35 member E3 isoform X2: MASLADRVRDNGRIAAGLLLNLLVSICIVFLNKWIYVHHGFPNMSLTLVHFVVTWLGLCLCQKLNIFAPKSLPPSKLLLLALSFCGFVVFTNLSLQNNTIGTYQLAKAMTTPVIIVIQTFCYKKTFSTKIQLTLIPITLGVFLNSYYDVKFNFLGMVFAALGVLVTSLYQVWVGAKQHELQVNSMQLLYYQAPMSSAMLLVAVPFFEPLFGEGGLFGPWSASALLMVLLSGVIAFMVNLSIYWIIGNTSPVTRQSNSLLEPGTLGPSW; encoded by the exons ATGGCATCGCTGGCAGACCGTGTGCGGGATAATGGGCGCATCGCCGCTGGGCTCCTTCTCAACTTGCTGGTGTCCATCTGCATCGTGTTCCTCAACAAATGGATCTATGTGCACCACGGCTTCCCCAACATGAGCCTGACACTGGTGCACTTTGTGGTCACCTGGCTGGGCTTGTGCCTGTGCCAGAAGCTGAACATCTTTGCCCCCAAAAGTCTGCCGCCTTCCAAGCTCCTCCTCCTGGCCCTCAGCTTCTGTGGCTTCGTGGTCTTCACCAACCTTTCTCTGCAGAACAACACCATCGGCACCTATCAGCTGGCCAAGGCCATGACCACGCCGGTGATCATAGTTATCCAGACCTTCTGCTACAAGAAAACCTTCTCTACCAAAATACAGCTCACGCTG ATTCCTATAACTTTAGGTGTATTCCTAAATTCTTATTACGATGTGAAGTTTAATTTCCTTGGAATGGTGTTTGCTGCTCTTGGTGTTCTAGTTACATCCCTTTATCAAGTG TGGGTGGGAGCCAAACAGCATGAATTGCAAGTTAACTCAATGCAGCTGCTGTACTACCAGGCTCCGATGTCATCTGCCATGTTGCTGGTTGCTGTGCCTTTCTTTGAGCCACTGTTTGGTGAAGGAGGAttgtttggtccctggtcagctTCTGCACTG CTTATGGTGCTGCTGTCTGGAGTAATAGCTTTCATGGTGAATTTATCGATTTATTGGATCATTGGGAACACTTCACCAGTCAC